From the genome of Bordetella sp. H567, one region includes:
- the kdgD gene encoding 5-dehydro-4-deoxyglucarate dehydratase — protein sequence MTTPLELKQIISQGLLSFPITDFDEQGDFRPRTYIERLEWLAPYGASALFAAGGTGEYFSLAPAEYADVIRTAVQTCAGKVPILAGAGGPTRTAIAYAQEAERLGAKGILLMPHYLTEASADGIAEHVEQVCKSLKIGVIVYNRANSRLGPDHLRRVADRCPNLIGFKDGVGDIENMVRVRRAMGDRFAYLGGLPTAEVYAAAYKALGVPVYSSAVFNFIPKTAMQFYRAIAADDHATVGKLLDEFFLPYLEIRNRRAGYAVSIVKAGARLVGRDAGPVRAPLTDLTEEECAPLDALIRKLGSQ from the coding sequence ATGACCACGCCGCTCGAACTCAAGCAAATCATCTCCCAAGGCCTGCTGTCCTTTCCCATCACTGACTTCGATGAGCAAGGCGATTTCCGCCCCAGGACCTATATCGAGCGCCTGGAATGGCTGGCGCCCTACGGCGCCAGCGCCTTGTTCGCGGCCGGCGGCACCGGCGAGTATTTTTCCCTGGCCCCGGCGGAATACGCCGATGTGATCCGTACCGCGGTGCAAACCTGCGCCGGCAAGGTGCCCATCCTGGCCGGCGCGGGCGGTCCCACCCGCACGGCGATCGCCTATGCGCAGGAAGCCGAACGGCTGGGCGCCAAGGGCATCCTGCTGATGCCGCACTACCTGACGGAAGCCAGCGCGGATGGCATCGCGGAACACGTCGAGCAAGTATGCAAGTCGTTGAAGATCGGCGTCATCGTCTACAACCGCGCCAATTCGCGTCTGGGCCCGGACCATCTGCGCCGCGTGGCCGACCGCTGCCCGAACCTGATCGGCTTCAAGGACGGCGTGGGCGATATCGAAAACATGGTGCGTGTGCGCCGCGCCATGGGAGACCGTTTTGCTTATCTGGGCGGCCTGCCCACCGCGGAAGTCTATGCGGCGGCGTACAAGGCGCTGGGCGTGCCGGTGTATTCGTCCGCCGTGTTCAATTTCATTCCCAAGACCGCGATGCAGTTCTATCGCGCCATCGCGGCGGACGACCATGCCACGGTCGGCAAGTTGCTGGACGAATTCTTCCTGCCGTATCTGGAAATCCGCAACCGGCGCGCGGGCTATGCGGTCAGCATCGTCAAGGCCGGTGCCCGCCTGGTCGGCCGCGATGCGGGGCCCGTA